Proteins encoded within one genomic window of Actinoplanes octamycinicus:
- a CDS encoding UdgX family uracil-DNA binding protein (This protein belongs to the uracil DNA glycosylase superfamily, members of which act in excision repair of DNA. However, it belongs more specifically to UdgX branch, whose founding member was found to bind uracil in DNA (where it does not belong), without cleaving it, appears to promote DNA repair by a pathway involving RecA, rather than base excision.), whose protein sequence is MPGTEAPVGAQQWVPSQPHSIDELKQAASGCRGCELHEDATQTVFGRGAPHARVVFVGEQPGDVEDQKGLPFVGPAGRLLRDAVDDAGIDPADLYITNAVKHFRFELRGKRRIHQTPGPAHITACRPWLVAEFALLQPQLVVLLGATAAKALLGPSFRVTKSRGRLMPWPGSAEHPEDFPVAEIQALATIHPSAVLRADNRDIAYQGLVDDLKVAAGAIAA, encoded by the coding sequence ATGCCAGGGACCGAAGCGCCGGTCGGCGCACAGCAGTGGGTGCCGTCGCAGCCGCACAGCATCGACGAGCTCAAGCAGGCCGCGTCCGGTTGCCGGGGCTGTGAGCTCCACGAGGACGCCACCCAGACGGTCTTCGGCCGCGGCGCCCCGCACGCCCGAGTCGTCTTCGTCGGCGAGCAGCCCGGCGACGTCGAGGACCAGAAGGGGTTGCCGTTCGTCGGCCCGGCCGGGCGGCTGCTGCGCGACGCCGTGGACGACGCCGGGATCGACCCGGCCGACCTCTACATCACCAACGCGGTGAAGCACTTCCGGTTCGAGCTGCGCGGCAAACGGCGCATCCACCAGACCCCCGGCCCGGCCCACATCACCGCCTGCCGGCCCTGGCTGGTCGCCGAGTTCGCGCTGCTGCAGCCGCAGCTGGTGGTGCTGCTCGGGGCGACCGCGGCGAAGGCGCTGCTGGGCCCCTCGTTCCGGGTCACCAAGTCCCGCGGGCGGCTGATGCCGTGGCCGGGCTCGGCCGAGCATCCGGAGGACTTCCCGGTCGCCGAGATCCAGGCGCTGGCCACCATCCACCCGTCGGCGGTGCTGCGCGCGGACAATCGTGACATCGCCTATCAGGGCCTGGTCGACGACCTGAAGGTCGCGGCCGGGGCGATCGCCGCCTGA
- a CDS encoding amino acid ABC transporter ATP-binding protein, whose product MTGEALIVLENVNKWFGPLHVLQDVDLSVERGEVVVVIGPSGSGKSTLCRAINRLEPIDSGTITFDGQPLPAEGRPLARLRSEVGMVFQSFNLFAHKTILQNVMLGPVKVRKEKPAAARERAMALLERVGIASQADKFPAQLSGGQQQRVAIARALAMQPKALLFDEPTSALDPEMVGEVLDVMTSLAKEGMTMVVVTHEMGFARHAANRVVFMADGQLVEQAPPAEFFANPKSDRAKDFLSKILTH is encoded by the coding sequence GTGACAGGCGAGGCTCTCATCGTTCTGGAGAACGTGAACAAGTGGTTCGGCCCGCTGCACGTGCTGCAGGATGTGGATCTGTCTGTCGAGCGCGGTGAGGTGGTCGTCGTGATCGGGCCCTCCGGGTCCGGCAAGTCGACGCTGTGCCGGGCGATCAACCGGCTGGAGCCGATCGACTCCGGGACGATCACGTTCGACGGTCAGCCGCTGCCGGCCGAGGGGCGGCCACTCGCCCGGTTGCGCAGCGAGGTCGGCATGGTCTTCCAGTCGTTCAACCTGTTCGCGCACAAGACCATCCTGCAAAATGTGATGCTCGGTCCGGTCAAGGTCCGTAAGGAGAAACCGGCCGCGGCCCGGGAGCGCGCCATGGCGCTGCTGGAGCGGGTCGGCATCGCCAGCCAGGCGGACAAGTTCCCGGCCCAGCTCTCCGGCGGTCAGCAGCAGCGGGTGGCGATCGCCCGGGCGCTGGCCATGCAGCCCAAGGCGCTGCTCTTCGACGAGCCGACCAGCGCGCTCGACCCGGAGATGGTGGGTGAGGTGCTGGACGTGATGACCTCGCTGGCCAAGGAGGGGATGACCATGGTGGTGGTCACCCACGAGATGGGCTTCGCCCGGCACGCGGCGAACCGGGTGGTCTTCATGGCCGACGGCCAGCTGGTCGAGCAGGCCCCGCCGGCCGAGTTCTTCGCGAACCCGAAGAGCGACCGGGCCAAGGACTTCCTTTCCAAGATCTTGACGCACTGA
- the recA gene encoding recombinase RecA, translating into MVAAPDREKALELALAQIDKQFGKGSVMRLGERPVVQTAVIPTSSIALDVALGVGGLPRGRVIEVYGPESSGKTTVALHAVANAQKAGGVAAFIDAEHALDPEYARALGVDTDALLVSQPDTGEQALEIADMLIRSGALDIIVIDSVAALVPRAEIEGEMGDSHVGLQARLMSQALRKITGVLNNTGTTAIFINQLREKIGVMFGSPETTTGGRALKFYASVRLDVRRIESLKDGTDVVGNRTRVKVVKNKVAAPFKQAEFDIMYGKGISREGSLIDVGVEQSIIRKSGAWYTYDGDQLGQGKEKAREFLKENPDVAAEIEKKILEKLGVGQTTGDAAGGPELPPVDF; encoded by the coding sequence ATGGTGGCAGCACCGGACCGGGAAAAGGCGCTCGAACTGGCGCTGGCACAGATCGACAAGCAGTTCGGCAAGGGCTCCGTGATGCGGCTGGGGGAGCGGCCGGTGGTGCAGACCGCCGTCATCCCGACCAGCTCGATCGCGCTGGACGTGGCCCTCGGCGTCGGCGGCCTGCCGCGCGGCCGGGTCATCGAGGTCTACGGCCCGGAGTCCAGCGGTAAGACGACCGTCGCGCTGCACGCGGTGGCCAACGCGCAGAAGGCCGGCGGGGTCGCGGCGTTCATCGACGCCGAGCACGCCCTCGACCCGGAGTACGCGCGGGCCCTCGGCGTCGACACGGACGCCCTGCTGGTGTCCCAGCCGGACACCGGCGAGCAGGCGCTCGAGATCGCCGACATGCTGATCCGCTCCGGCGCGCTGGACATCATCGTCATCGACTCGGTCGCCGCCCTGGTGCCGCGTGCCGAGATCGAGGGCGAGATGGGTGACAGCCACGTCGGTCTGCAGGCTCGTCTGATGAGCCAGGCGCTCCGCAAGATCACCGGTGTGCTGAACAACACCGGCACCACCGCGATCTTCATCAACCAGCTCCGCGAGAAGATCGGCGTCATGTTCGGCTCGCCGGAGACCACGACCGGTGGTCGCGCGCTGAAGTTCTACGCGTCGGTCCGGCTCGACGTGCGCCGCATCGAGAGCCTGAAGGACGGCACCGACGTGGTCGGTAACCGCACCCGGGTCAAGGTGGTGAAGAACAAGGTCGCCGCCCCGTTCAAGCAGGCCGAGTTCGACATCATGTACGGCAAGGGCATCTCCCGCGAGGGCTCGCTGATCGACGTCGGCGTCGAGCAGAGCATCATCCGCAAGTCCGGCGCCTGGTACACGTATGACGGCGACCAGCTCGGCCAGGGCAAGGAGAAGGCGCGCGAGTTCCTCAAGGAGAACCCGGACGTCGCCGCCGAGATCGAGAAGAAGATCTTGGAGAAGCTGGGCGTCGGCCAGACCACCGGGGACGCCGCGGGCGGCCCCGAGCTGCCGCCGGTCGACTTCTGA
- a CDS encoding amino acid ABC transporter permease: MSSSVLYDLPGPRGRRRNLIIGVLATLAIAGLIAWVIYRFYKTGQFEARRWDQFKFKAVQMEIVDGLVATLTAAGIATVLALLFGAIFAAGRLSEHRILRTPSTWVVELFRAIPLLILIFFGYYVPLQYGWSISNLWALVIGLTLYNGSVLAEIFRAGVNAVPRGQSEAAYAIGLRKNQVLRLILLPQAIRSMLPAIVSQLVVLLKDTALGFIITYPELLTVGKTIGGRLAFGFPYVPAYLVIGAIYISICGLLSSFAWWLQRRLTRVRTTAAKPLPLTDVNRQV, encoded by the coding sequence ATGAGCTCGTCAGTGCTCTACGACCTGCCCGGCCCGCGCGGCCGCCGGCGCAACCTGATCATCGGCGTGCTGGCCACGCTGGCGATCGCCGGGCTGATCGCCTGGGTGATCTACCGGTTCTACAAGACCGGCCAGTTCGAGGCGCGGCGCTGGGACCAGTTCAAGTTCAAGGCCGTCCAGATGGAGATCGTCGACGGCCTGGTCGCCACGCTCACCGCGGCCGGCATCGCGACCGTGCTGGCGCTGCTCTTCGGTGCGATCTTCGCGGCCGGCCGGCTCAGCGAGCACCGGATCCTGCGGACCCCGTCGACCTGGGTGGTCGAGCTGTTCCGGGCGATCCCGCTGCTCATCCTGATCTTCTTCGGCTACTACGTCCCGCTGCAGTACGGCTGGTCGATCAGCAACCTGTGGGCCCTGGTCATCGGCCTGACGCTGTACAACGGGTCGGTGCTCGCGGAGATCTTCCGGGCCGGCGTCAACGCGGTGCCGCGCGGGCAGTCCGAGGCGGCCTACGCGATCGGCCTGCGGAAGAACCAGGTGCTCCGGCTGATCCTGCTGCCGCAGGCGATCCGCTCGATGCTGCCGGCCATCGTGAGCCAGCTCGTGGTGCTGCTCAAGGACACCGCGCTCGGCTTCATCATCACCTACCCGGAGCTGCTGACGGTCGGCAAGACGATCGGCGGGCGGCTCGCCTTCGGGTTCCCCTACGTGCCGGCCTACCTGGTGATCGGGGCGATCTACATCAGCATCTGCGGGCTGCTGTCGAGCTTCGCGTGGTGGCTGCAGCGCCGGCTGACCCGGGTGCGGACCACGGCGGCCAAGCCGCTGCCGCTGACCGATGTCAACCGGCAGGTCTGA
- the rny gene encoding ribonuclease Y — translation MAPQYWVLVVAIVVLAVSVIVGLTLGARALRQLRSERQDAHDRHEQEVGDAQAKVADANAKAASVRAEAAAAKAEAAAARAEARRVLENAHSEADTILEHAHRQAEADVEQLRTAARRSGEREIALLNATVKEQSAEVERRAARIDERERLHAEEVERLVERERRLGAMEAELTKKEADLRSRETEIRAAEEMKRRELERIAGLTADTAKGELIESIEGQAKREAAILIRDIEQDARSTADTRARHIVVDAIQRIASEQTAESVVSVLHLPSDEMKGRIIGREGRNIRAFESTTGVNLIIDDTPEAVLLSCFDPVRREVGRLTLEKLVLDGRIHPHRIEEVFDSARNEVERLCDRAAEEALVDVGITNIHPELVKLLGRLRYRTSYGQNVLKHLVETAHIAGIMAAELGLDVPTMKRAAFLHDIGKALTHEVEGSHALIGADVARKYGEHEDIVHAIEAHHNEVPPQTIEAVLTQASDACSGGRPGARRESLEAYVKRLERIEEIAGGKVGVEKVFAMQAGREIRVMVRPDDIDDIGAAVLARDVAKQIEEELTYPGQIRVTVVRESRVTELAR, via the coding sequence ATGGCCCCCCAGTACTGGGTGCTCGTAGTAGCGATCGTCGTGCTCGCCGTGTCGGTGATCGTCGGCCTGACGCTGGGTGCCCGTGCCCTGCGCCAGCTGCGGTCCGAACGGCAGGACGCCCACGATCGGCACGAGCAGGAGGTCGGCGACGCTCAGGCGAAGGTCGCCGACGCGAACGCCAAGGCGGCTTCGGTGCGCGCCGAGGCAGCCGCCGCGAAGGCCGAGGCCGCCGCCGCCCGGGCCGAGGCCCGCCGGGTCCTGGAGAACGCGCACAGCGAGGCCGACACCATCCTGGAGCACGCCCACCGGCAGGCCGAGGCGGACGTCGAGCAGCTGCGCACCGCCGCCCGCCGCTCCGGTGAGCGGGAGATCGCCCTGCTCAACGCCACGGTGAAGGAGCAGTCGGCGGAGGTGGAGCGGCGCGCCGCCCGGATCGACGAGCGTGAGCGGCTGCACGCCGAGGAGGTCGAGCGCCTGGTCGAACGGGAGCGCCGGCTCGGGGCGATGGAGGCCGAGCTGACCAAGAAGGAAGCCGACCTGCGCAGCCGCGAGACGGAGATCCGGGCGGCCGAGGAGATGAAGCGCCGGGAGCTGGAGCGGATCGCCGGGCTCACCGCCGACACCGCCAAGGGCGAGCTGATCGAGTCGATCGAGGGTCAGGCGAAGCGGGAGGCCGCGATCCTGATCCGGGACATCGAGCAGGATGCCCGGAGCACCGCGGACACCCGGGCCCGGCACATCGTGGTCGACGCGATCCAGCGGATCGCCAGCGAGCAGACGGCGGAGAGCGTGGTCAGCGTGCTGCACCTGCCGAGTGACGAGATGAAGGGCCGGATCATCGGCCGGGAGGGCCGCAACATCCGGGCCTTCGAGTCGACCACCGGGGTGAACCTGATCATCGACGACACCCCGGAGGCGGTGCTGCTCTCCTGCTTCGACCCGGTGCGCCGCGAGGTGGGCCGGCTGACGCTGGAGAAGCTGGTGCTGGACGGCCGGATCCATCCGCACCGGATCGAGGAGGTCTTCGACTCGGCGCGCAACGAGGTGGAGCGGCTCTGCGACCGGGCCGCCGAGGAGGCGCTGGTCGACGTCGGGATCACCAACATCCACCCGGAGCTGGTCAAGTTGCTGGGCCGGCTGCGGTACCGCACGAGTTACGGCCAGAACGTGCTCAAGCACCTGGTGGAGACCGCGCACATCGCCGGGATCATGGCTGCCGAGCTGGGCCTGGACGTACCGACCATGAAGCGGGCCGCCTTCCTGCACGACATCGGCAAGGCGCTGACCCACGAGGTGGAGGGCAGTCACGCGCTGATCGGCGCGGACGTGGCTCGCAAGTACGGCGAGCACGAGGACATCGTGCACGCGATCGAAGCGCATCACAACGAGGTGCCGCCGCAGACCATCGAGGCGGTGCTCACCCAGGCCTCGGACGCCTGCTCGGGCGGCCGGCCGGGCGCGCGCCGGGAGAGCCTGGAGGCCTACGTCAAGCGGCTGGAGCGGATCGAGGAGATCGCCGGCGGCAAGGTCGGCGTCGAGAAGGTCTTCGCGATGCAGGCCGGGCGGGAGATCCGGGTGATGGTCCGCCCGGACGACATCGACGACATCGGCGCCGCGGTGCTGGCCCGCGACGTCGCGAAGCAGATCGAGGAGGAGCTGACCTATCCCGGTCAGATCCGCGTCACCGTCGTCCGCGAGTCCCGCGTCACCGAACTGGCCCGATAG
- a CDS encoding glutamate ABC transporter substrate-binding protein — protein sequence MGMKRVAVFAAAAAFTFTLTACGEEGTPTPSGAGNGSGAAPVSDTCKSSGATFTADTAAAVKGSPTFDKIKSASKVTIGVKFDQPNLGYKDTSGTRCGFDIEIAQYLASKLGVDPAKIEYKEIPSANRETAIKGGEIDYYVGTYSITDKRKADVSFAGPYFVAGQDLLVRKDETTIQGKDTLKGKKVCSAQGSTPIQRVRDEGLTEPENIVEFKTYSECVSQLLDKKVDAVTTDDAILKGYAAQNSTDLKVVGKPFSTEKYGIGLPRDDKALRDYVNDQLEAAFKDGTWQKIYDGTLGKSGSPATPPTLERY from the coding sequence ATGGGTATGAAGCGGGTAGCGGTGTTCGCCGCCGCGGCGGCGTTCACCTTCACGCTGACCGCATGTGGCGAGGAGGGCACCCCGACCCCGAGCGGCGCCGGCAACGGCAGCGGCGCGGCGCCGGTCTCCGACACCTGCAAGTCGTCGGGTGCCACGTTCACCGCGGACACCGCCGCCGCGGTGAAGGGCAGCCCGACGTTCGACAAGATCAAGTCGGCGAGCAAGGTGACCATCGGGGTCAAGTTCGACCAGCCGAACCTGGGCTACAAGGACACCTCCGGCACCCGGTGCGGCTTCGACATCGAGATCGCCCAGTACCTCGCCTCGAAGCTGGGCGTCGACCCGGCGAAGATCGAGTACAAGGAGATCCCGTCGGCCAACCGGGAGACCGCGATCAAGGGTGGGGAGATCGACTACTACGTCGGCACCTACTCGATCACCGACAAGCGCAAGGCGGACGTCTCGTTCGCCGGGCCGTACTTCGTCGCCGGCCAGGACCTGCTGGTCCGCAAGGACGAGACGACGATCCAGGGCAAGGACACCCTCAAGGGCAAGAAGGTCTGCTCGGCGCAGGGCTCGACCCCGATCCAGCGGGTCCGTGACGAGGGTCTGACCGAGCCGGAGAACATCGTCGAGTTCAAGACCTACTCGGAGTGCGTGTCGCAGCTGCTCGACAAGAAGGTCGACGCGGTCACCACCGACGACGCGATCCTCAAGGGCTACGCCGCGCAGAACTCGACCGACCTCAAGGTCGTCGGCAAGCCGTTCAGCACCGAGAAGTACGGCATCGGCCTGCCGCGCGACGACAAGGCCCTGCGCGACTACGTGAACGACCAGCTGGAGGCCGCCTTCAAGGACGGCACCTGGCAGAAGATCTACGACGGCACGCTGGGCAAGTCGGGCTCGCCGGCCACGCCGCCGACGCTCGAGCGCTACTGA
- a CDS encoding DUF3046 domain-containing protein, whose translation MRLTDFWGRLEQAFGAAYARSIAADHAFAALGGRTIDQAIAQGVETATIWRAVVASYPDRVPSQLH comes from the coding sequence GTGCGATTGACGGATTTCTGGGGGCGCCTGGAGCAGGCGTTCGGAGCGGCTTACGCCCGCAGCATCGCGGCCGATCACGCTTTCGCGGCGCTCGGCGGCCGGACCATCGATCAGGCGATTGCGCAGGGTGTCGAGACGGCTACCATCTGGCGCGCGGTGGTGGCGTCGTACCCCGATCGGGTGCCCTCCCAGCTGCACTGA
- the miaB gene encoding tRNA (N6-isopentenyl adenosine(37)-C2)-methylthiotransferase MiaB — protein sequence MTVEIPGASRTYDVRTYGCQMNVHDSERISGLMEDAGYVRAADPEAADVVVFNTCAVRENADNRLYGNLGHLRPTKLKNPGMQIAVGGCLAQKDKGDIVKKAPWVDVVFGTHNIGSLPALLERARHNEAAEVEILEALEVFPSTLPTKRESTYAGWVSISVGCNNTCTFCIVPSLRGKEKDRRPGDILAEVRALVAEGVLEVTLLGQNVNSYGVEFGDKLAFGKLLRACGEVEGLERVRFTSPHPKDFTDDVIAAMAETPNVCHSLHMPLQSGSDRVLKAMRRSYRQEKYLGIIEKVRAAMPDAAITTDIIVGFPGETDEDFEQTLEVVRQARFSSAFTFQYSKRPGTPAATMDEQVPKKVVQERYDRLIATLEEITWAENKKLVGEKVEVLVAVGEGRKDERTGRMSGRARDGRLVHFATGDLTGDRAPRPGDIVETVITYAAPHHLNADGAPLLHRRTRAGDAFEAGRTPKLKGVSLGLPTIGVPAPLPPAADGCAL from the coding sequence ATGACTGTTGAGATACCCGGCGCCTCCCGCACCTACGACGTGCGCACCTACGGCTGCCAGATGAACGTGCACGACAGCGAGCGCATCTCCGGCCTGATGGAGGACGCGGGCTATGTGCGCGCCGCCGATCCGGAGGCGGCCGACGTCGTGGTCTTCAACACCTGCGCGGTCCGGGAGAATGCCGACAACCGCCTCTACGGCAACCTCGGCCACCTGCGGCCGACCAAGCTGAAGAACCCGGGCATGCAGATCGCCGTCGGCGGCTGCCTGGCGCAGAAGGACAAGGGCGACATCGTCAAGAAGGCGCCCTGGGTCGACGTGGTCTTCGGCACCCACAACATCGGCTCGTTGCCGGCCCTGCTGGAGCGCGCCCGGCACAACGAGGCCGCCGAGGTGGAGATCCTCGAGGCGCTCGAGGTCTTCCCGTCGACGCTGCCGACCAAGCGCGAGTCGACCTACGCCGGCTGGGTCTCCATCTCGGTGGGCTGCAACAACACCTGCACCTTCTGCATCGTCCCGTCGCTGCGCGGCAAGGAGAAGGACCGCCGTCCCGGCGACATCCTGGCCGAGGTCCGCGCCCTGGTCGCCGAGGGTGTCCTGGAGGTCACCCTGCTCGGGCAGAACGTGAACTCCTACGGCGTCGAGTTCGGTGACAAGCTCGCCTTCGGCAAGCTGCTGCGCGCCTGCGGCGAGGTCGAGGGGCTGGAGCGGGTCCGGTTCACCAGCCCGCACCCGAAGGACTTCACCGACGACGTGATCGCCGCGATGGCCGAGACGCCGAACGTCTGCCACTCGCTGCACATGCCGCTGCAGTCCGGCTCCGACCGGGTGCTCAAGGCCATGCGCCGCAGTTACCGCCAGGAGAAATACCTGGGCATCATCGAGAAGGTCCGGGCCGCGATGCCGGACGCCGCGATCACCACCGACATCATCGTCGGCTTCCCCGGGGAGACCGACGAGGACTTCGAGCAGACCCTCGAGGTGGTCCGCCAGGCCCGCTTCTCCAGCGCCTTCACCTTCCAGTACTCGAAGCGTCCCGGCACCCCGGCCGCGACCATGGACGAGCAGGTGCCGAAAAAGGTCGTCCAGGAGCGGTACGACCGCCTGATCGCCACCCTCGAAGAGATCACCTGGGCCGAGAACAAGAAGCTCGTCGGCGAGAAGGTCGAGGTCCTGGTCGCGGTCGGCGAGGGTCGCAAGGACGAGCGCACCGGCCGGATGAGCGGCCGTGCCCGGGACGGCCGCCTGGTCCACTTCGCCACCGGCGACCTGACCGGTGACCGCGCCCCGCGCCCCGGCGACATCGTCGAGACGGTGATCACCTACGCCGCCCCGCACCACCTGAACGCGGACGGCGCCCCGCTCTTGCACCGCCGCACCCGCGCCGGCGACGCCTTCGAGGCCGGCCGCACCCCGAAACTCAAGGGCGTCTCGCTCGGCCTGCCGACGATCGGGGTCCCGGCCCCGCTCCCGCCGGCCGCCGACGGCTGCGCGCTCTGA
- a CDS encoding aminotransferase class I/II-fold pyridoxal phosphate-dependent enzyme yields MSGQYQVTGETAAAISASIEAGVMRGDWAFGAALPPVRALAAALHVSPATVAKAYQELRHRGVVETEGRRGTRIRSRPPVAVSRSALRLPAPPGLLDLSAGDPDLRFLPPLGPALRAVAERVGPPRGYTAATTLPELIEAARPRLLAEGVPAGDAAIAVTAGTLDSIERLLTAHLKPGDAVAVEDPGWAALLDLIAALGMRPLPVALDAEGPDPESLAAALRAGARAVVITVRAQNPTGAAVSATRAAVLRELLGAHPEVLLMEDDHAAELAEQPPHCVGPVTRWWAFIRSASKPFGPDLRVALLAGDETSVARVAGRMRIGMGWVSTLSQRLLLQLWRDPEVSELVAAAARSYAARRTALRDRLREHGVPSSGDTGINVWVPVPDETHAITVLRDAGFAVAPGALFRVASPPGVRITVSPLAEPDMPALARAVATAVRPATTGVTR; encoded by the coding sequence GTGTCAGGACAATATCAGGTGACCGGGGAGACCGCCGCCGCGATTTCGGCGAGCATCGAGGCCGGCGTGATGCGCGGCGACTGGGCCTTCGGTGCGGCCCTGCCACCGGTCCGGGCGCTCGCCGCCGCGCTGCACGTCAGCCCGGCCACCGTCGCCAAGGCCTACCAGGAGCTGCGGCACCGCGGCGTGGTCGAGACCGAGGGCCGGCGCGGCACCCGGATCCGGTCCCGCCCGCCGGTGGCGGTCTCCCGGTCGGCGTTGCGGCTCCCGGCGCCACCCGGCCTGCTGGATCTCTCCGCCGGCGACCCCGACCTGCGGTTCCTGCCCCCGCTGGGCCCGGCCCTGCGAGCGGTCGCCGAGCGGGTCGGGCCGCCGCGGGGCTACACCGCGGCGACCACCCTGCCGGAGCTGATCGAGGCGGCCCGGCCCCGCCTGCTCGCCGAGGGCGTGCCGGCCGGCGACGCGGCGATCGCTGTCACCGCCGGCACCCTCGACTCGATCGAGCGGCTGCTCACCGCCCATCTCAAGCCGGGTGACGCGGTCGCCGTCGAGGACCCGGGCTGGGCGGCGCTGCTGGACCTGATCGCCGCCCTGGGCATGCGGCCGCTGCCGGTCGCGCTGGACGCCGAGGGCCCCGATCCGGAGTCGCTGGCCGCCGCCCTGCGCGCCGGAGCCCGGGCCGTGGTGATCACCGTCCGCGCGCAGAACCCGACCGGCGCCGCGGTCAGCGCCACCCGGGCCGCCGTCCTGCGCGAGCTGCTCGGCGCGCATCCGGAGGTGCTGCTGATGGAGGACGATCACGCCGCCGAGCTGGCCGAGCAGCCGCCGCACTGCGTCGGCCCGGTGACCCGCTGGTGGGCCTTCATCCGGTCGGCCTCCAAGCCGTTCGGGCCGGACCTGCGGGTCGCCCTGCTGGCCGGGGACGAGACGTCGGTGGCCCGGGTCGCCGGCCGGATGCGGATCGGGATGGGCTGGGTGTCCACCCTGTCCCAGCGGCTGCTGCTCCAGCTCTGGCGCGACCCCGAGGTGTCCGAGCTGGTCGCGGCGGCGGCCCGGTCCTATGCGGCCCGGCGCACCGCCCTGCGCGACCGGCTCCGCGAGCACGGCGTCCCGTCCTCCGGCGACACCGGCATCAACGTCTGGGTCCCGGTCCCCGACGAGACCCACGCGATCACCGTGCTCCGCGACGCGGGGTTCGCGGTGGCGCCCGGGGCGCTGTTCCGCGTCGCCTCGCCACCCGGCGTCCGGATCACCGTCAGCCCGCTGGCCGAGCCGGACATGCCGGCGCTCGCCCGGGCGGTGGCCACCGCGGTCCGCCCCGCCACCACCGGGGTGACGCGATAG
- a CDS encoding amino acid ABC transporter permease — MTEFLHVLTDHWDLFLKGFGNTVKLFLVAAVGSLLLGTLLGAFRVSPIPALRWFGAAYVNIVRNTPLTLVFAFLVFAVPKLDVNLEYQTAAFTALTVYTAAFICEVVRAGVNTVAPGQAEAARALGLTFDQVLLQVVLPQAFRSMVPPLMSVLIAMLKNTTVAAGFSVLEAGAIPSYMSEFGEPQFYVLIWIVVGFLILITPLVLLQRFLERKLTVAR; from the coding sequence ATGACGGAGTTCCTGCACGTACTGACCGACCACTGGGACCTGTTCCTCAAGGGCTTCGGGAACACGGTGAAGCTGTTCCTGGTCGCCGCGGTCGGAAGCCTGCTGCTGGGCACGCTGCTCGGCGCGTTCCGGGTGTCGCCGATCCCGGCGCTGCGCTGGTTCGGCGCGGCCTACGTCAACATCGTGCGCAACACGCCGCTGACGCTGGTCTTCGCGTTCCTGGTCTTCGCCGTCCCGAAACTGGACGTCAACCTGGAGTACCAGACCGCCGCCTTCACCGCGCTGACCGTCTACACCGCGGCGTTCATCTGCGAGGTGGTCCGGGCCGGCGTGAACACGGTCGCCCCCGGGCAGGCCGAGGCGGCCCGGGCCCTGGGCCTCACCTTCGACCAGGTGCTCCTGCAGGTGGTGCTGCCACAGGCGTTCCGGTCGATGGTGCCGCCGCTGATGAGCGTGCTGATCGCGATGCTGAAGAACACCACGGTGGCGGCCGGCTTCTCGGTGCTGGAGGCGGGCGCGATCCCGTCGTACATGTCGGAGTTCGGTGAGCCGCAGTTCTACGTGCTGATCTGGATCGTGGTCGGCTTCCTGATCCTGATCACTCCCCTGGTCCTGCTGCAGCGGTTCCTCGAGCGGAAGTTGACGGTGGCCCGATGA